Within Leptospira noumeaensis, the genomic segment TATCTTTCCATTAGGTGCATAAACAGCGTCTCCCCATTTATTACCTCCAGAAATCCCTGTGCTATATGTAGTGGATGTGAGATTGTCAGGATCAATTGCAATCAATTGGTCAATGTCAGCAGGAATGGTATAAATTTTTCCATCCGCCGCTAATATTCCACCCCTCCATTTTCCTGTATTTGCAATTGGCGAAGGCCATAAACTTATGGAGTCATTTGTTGGATCTAGGATTAAAAAATCAGAATCATCGGAAACAATGGCAAAAATTTTCCCGTTAGGTGTTACGACTGCATGTCTCCACTTATTAGTTGCACTAATTTTTGGTGAAGGAATCAGGTATGACCTTTCAGAGTAAGGATCCAAAACGAAAATGGAATTGGATACCACTGGGAATGCATATATCTTTCCGTTAGGTGCAAGAACTCCACCTTCCCACATATTTGTCTCGGATAAAGGAGAAGGAATGGTTCTAACCGAATCCGTTTTTGGATCAATCACAAGAATTTTGTCCACTCCCATAGGAATTCCATAGATCAGACCATTGGGAGCAAGAACTCCTCCCCTCCACTTTCCAAGTCCCGTTTCTGGAGTTGGCAACGTATAACTTTCATTTGTTTCTGGTTTGATGACTAAAATTTGATTCCCATCTCTTGGGATACCATATATTTTTCCATTCTGAGCAAGCACTCCCCCTTCCCAAAGACCACCCCCACTCGCTCCAGAAGAAAAACTAGAAGTACTATTTGTATTCGGATCGATGACAAGAATATCCGATTGATTGAAGGGCATGGAATAAATTTTTCCGTTATCGGCAAGAACTCCACCAAGCCACTTCGCTAAACCAGTATAGGCCGGGGTAAAGGTAGAAGTAGTGATACTAGTTGAACCTAGGGCTGCTTGTTTTTTCATTTCAGCAGAGACATACTTCCACCGTCTCGGTTGGATCACTGCCAAAGGATCCATTTCACAAATGGAACGATTGGGAGCCACTGAGCCACAAAATTCTCTGTCATCATCGACAAGAATCCTTGCCAAATAAAAATCCTGAAAGGATTCCGAACCAGGGTCACATCCATTTTCTAAACTGGGAAGTTTACAAGAGAGAAAGAGTAAATGGGTACAGAGACTGAACCAGATGAGAGGTAAGGTTAGACGGGGTTTCAATGGGGCAGGTCTCTTCTGGAAGAGAGAGTTTTTATGGATCAATAAATTGTCAAACGAAAGAAATTTACTAAAAAAATCGAGTTGCCACTCTTCTAGCAAACATTACTTTTAGAGTGTACAAATTGTATAGGAGTTTTTTTTTAAATGAAAGTTGATAGTTTCGTTCCTTCTGAAAACTTAAAACCCTATGTACAAAAATATCTGATCATTACAGCAGAAGAAGGAATAGAAAATCGTATCCTTCCCAACCCAAATTTAGTTTTATCTTTTCAACTCAAAGGGAATTTAAAATCGGAAGAATCAAATTCCCTCTATGATTTGCCAAAGGTTGGCCTTGCGGGTTTTCGAAAGTGCGTAAGAACCATCATTTACCCCAAAAACTCATCGGCCCTTCTTGTCCTTTTTTCCGAAGTCGGTGCTTTTACTTTTTTTAAGGAACCAATTTCTGAGTTCTATGGAAAAACAGTCAGTTTGAAGGATTTGTTTTCAGAGTCCATGATCAATAGAATCGAAGAACAATTGTTTGTTTGTAAATCAAACAACGAACGAATTAGTCTAATCGAAAACTTTTTATATCAAATTAAAAAGGATCGAATTATAGATCCCATCATTACGAAAACTCTTCTGAAAATTAAAGAAACCAATG encodes:
- a CDS encoding PQQ-binding-like beta-propeller repeat protein; this translates as MKPRLTLPLIWFSLCTHLLFLSCKLPSLENGCDPGSESFQDFYLARILVDDDREFCGSVAPNRSICEMDPLAVIQPRRWKYVSAEMKKQAALGSTSITTSTFTPAYTGLAKWLGGVLADNGKIYSMPFNQSDILVIDPNTNSTSSFSSGASGGGLWEGGVLAQNGKIYGIPRDGNQILVIKPETNESYTLPTPETGLGKWRGGVLAPNGLIYGIPMGVDKILVIDPKTDSVRTIPSPLSETNMWEGGVLAPNGKIYAFPVVSNSIFVLDPYSERSYLIPSPKISATNKWRHAVVTPNGKIFAIVSDDSDFLILDPTNDSISLWPSPIANTGKWRGGILAADGKIYTIPADIDQLIAIDPDNLTSTTYSTGISGGNKWGDAVYAPNGKIFTIPHTDDRVLVINPGANGKICDSLLRSSYWNLY
- a CDS encoding helix-turn-helix domain-containing protein → MKVDSFVPSENLKPYVQKYLIITAEEGIENRILPNPNLVLSFQLKGNLKSEESNSLYDLPKVGLAGFRKCVRTIIYPKNSSALLVLFSEVGAFTFFKEPISEFYGKTVSLKDLFSESMINRIEEQLFVCKSNNERISLIENFLYQIKKDRIIDPIITKTLLKIKETNGKIKIGDIRQGLPISIDSLEKKFKASIGTTLKHYSNLLRIRSVISSHSQKTNLTDLAYDAGYFDQPHFNKEFKLFTGSTPKEYFKNPQNW